One genomic region from Panthera tigris isolate Pti1 chromosome D1, P.tigris_Pti1_mat1.1, whole genome shotgun sequence encodes:
- the LOC122231388 gene encoding guanine nucleotide-binding protein G(I)/G(S)/G(O) subunit gamma-3-like yields the protein MKAETPVNSTMSTEQARKMVKQLKSEATLCRIKVFKAAADLMAYCDAHSCEDPLITPVPTLENLFWEKKFFCALL from the coding sequence ATGAAAGCGGAGACTCCTGTGAACAGCACAATGAGTACTGAGCAAGCCCGCAAGATGGTGAAACAGCTGAAGAGTGAAGCCACCTTGTGCCGGATAAAGGTGTTCAAGGCAGCAGCAGACTTGATGGCTTACTGTGATGCCCACTCCTGCGAGGATCCCCTCATCACCCCTGTGCCCACTTTGGAGAACCTCTTCTGGGAGAAGAAGTTCTTCTGTGCCCTCCTTTGA